GAAGTATCTACACTTTCTAAGATAGAAGAAGGCAAGGAAGGTTCTTTAACCTTTTTATCAAACCCAAAATATAACTCATACATATATACAACCAAAGCATCGGTAGCTATTGTAAATAAAAGTTTTGTTCCTGAAAAGGAAATAGAAACTACTTTGATTAAAGTTGAAGATGCTTATAAATCATTTTCAAAACTTTTAGAGTTTTACAATGAGGTAAAGAATAATAAGCGAGGAAGAGAAAACCCTCATTTTATTGCTGAATCAGCTACTATTGGAGATAACGAGTACATTGGAGCTTATGCTTATGTTGGAGAAAATGTGGTTTTAGGCAATAATGTTAAAATTTATCCTAATTCTTATATAGGCGATAATGTTACTATTGGTGATAATACAGTTGTTTTTGCAGGAGTAAAGATTTACTCTGAAACCATTGTAGGTAACAATTGTAAGATACATTCAGGAACAGTGATTGGAGCAGATGGTTTTGGATTTGCACCAGATGAAAATGGAGAATATAAAGCAATTCCACAAATAGGAAACGTTATTATAGAAGATAATGTAGACGTGGGGTCTAATTCAACTATTGACAGAGCTACTCTTGGATCTACAATAATTAGAAAAGGAGTAAAATTAGATAACCAAATTCAGATAGCTCATAACGTAGAGATTGGTAAAAATACCGTGATAGCTTCTCAAACAGGGATTGCAGGATCAACTAAAATAGGAGAAAACTGTATGATTGGAGGTCAAGTAGGTATTGTTGGCCATATCACTATTGGAAACAATGTGAAAATTCAAGCTCAATCAGGGATAGGGAAAAGTTTAAAAGATGAAGAAGTTGTACAAGGGTCTCCAGCGTTTGGATATTCAGACTATAGCAAGTCTTATGTACATTTTAAAAATTTACCAAAATTAGCATCTACAGTACATAAAATAGAAAAAGAGTTGAATGCTCAAAAAGTAAAAGATGAGTAAGAAACAAAAAACAATACAAAACGAAGTTACATTATCAGGTGTAGGGTTACATACTGGTAATGAGGTTACGATGGTTTTTAAACCAGCCCCAGAAAATCACGGATTTGCATTTAAGCGAGTAGATTTAGAAGGAGAACCCGTAATAGAAGCTAAAGCAGAGTATGTAACAAATACGCAAAGAGGAACAAACCTTGAAAAAAATGGCGTTCAAATACAAACATCTGAACACGTTTTAGCTGCTGCTGTTGGTTTAGACATCGATAACTTGTTGATAGAAATTAATGCTTCTGAACCTCCAATAATGGACGGATCGTCTAAGTTTTTTATAGAAGCTCTAGAAGAAGCTGGAATTGTTGAGCAAGAAGCAGAAATTGAAGAGTATGTGGTAAAAGAAGTTATTTCATACAAAGATGAAGTAACAGGAAGTGAAATTATTTTAATGCCTTCAGATGAATACCAAGTAACTACTATGGTAGATTTTGGAACTAAGATTTTAGGTACTCAAAATGCCACATTAAATACAATTTCAGATTTTAAAGAAGAAATTTCAGCAGCAAGAACATTTAGTTTCTTACATGAAATTGAAATGTTGTTAGAAAATGACTTAATTAAAGGAGGAGATTTAAATAACGCTATTGTTTATGTAGACAAAGAGTTGTCTGACAGTACAATGGAAAAGTTAAAAAAAGCCTTTAATAAAGATAATATTACTGTAAAACCTAATGGAGTATTAGACAATTTAACGTTACATTGGGCTAATGAAGCTGCACGTCATAAATTGTTAGATGTTATTGGTGATTTAGCTTTAACGGGTACTCGAATTAAAGGTAAAGTAATTGCTAACAAACCAGGACATTCTGTAAATACTACTTTTGCTAAGAAATTAGCTAAAATCATTAAAAAGGAAAAAAGAAACAATGTTCCTTCTTATGATTTAAACCAACCACCATTAATGGATATCCATAAAATAATGGATATTTTACCTCACAGACCACCATTTTTATTGATTGATAGAATTATTGAATTATCAGACAAGCATGTGGTAGGTATGAAAAATGTAACAATGAATGAAAATTTCTTTGTTGGACATTTCCCTGGAGCACCAGTTATGCCAGGAGTTCTTCAAGTGGAGGCTATGGCACAATGTGGAGGAGTTTTAGTATTAAACACAGTTCCTGACCCAGAAAACTATTTAACATACTTCATGAAAATGGATAATGTTAAATTCAAACAAAAAGTATTACCAGGAGATACATTAATATTTAAAAGTGAATTAATAACTCCAATAAGAAGAGGTATTGCTCATATGCAAGCTTATGCATACGCTAATGGAAAACTAGTGTGTGAAGCAGAGCTTATGGCACAAATTTCAAAAGTAAAATAATATGAATCAACCACTTGCGTACGTACACCCTCAAGCAAAAATAGCTAGAAATGTAGTTATTGAACCTTTTACTACCATTCATGCAAATGTAGAAATTGGATCAGGAACATGGATAGGTTCTAATGTAACTATTATGGAAGGTGCGCGCATCGGTAAAAACTGTCGAATTTTTCCAGGAGCTGTTATTTCAGCGATCCCTCAAGATTTAAAGTATAATGATGAGGAAACGACCGTAGAAATAGGAGATAACGTTACTATAAGAGAGTGTGTAACAATTAACAGAGGAACTTCAGACAGAATGAAAACAGTTATTGGAGACAACTGTTTAATTATGGCTTATTGCCATATTGCACATGATTGTAAAGTGGGAGACAATTGTATCTTTTCAAATAATTCAACATTAGCAGGACATGTAACTGTTGGTGACAATGTGGTATTAGCAGGTATGGTGGCAGTACATCAATTTGCGTCTGTAGGTAATCATGCTTTTGTAACAGGTGGATCGTTGGTACGTAAAGATGTTCCTCCTTATGTAAAGGCGGCAAGAGAACCCTTATCATATGTTGGTATTAACTCTGTAGGATTAAGAAGAAGGGGATTCACAACTGAAAAAATTAGAGAAATTCAAGACGTTTATCGTATTTTATTTCAGAAAAATTACAATAATTCACAAGCGATTGATATCATTGAAGCTGAAATGGAAGCAACTTCAGAGAGAGATGAGATTATTCAATTTATCAAAGATTCGCATCGTGGAATTATGAAAGGATATTTTAAAGCAAACTAATTATTAAATCTGCACTTATTAGAGCAACAATAAAGATCAAATAAATGGCAACAACATCAGATATTAAAAAAGGATTATGTATAAAGTATAATCACGATATATTTAAAATCATTGAATTTTTACATGTAAAACCAGGAAAAGGACCTGCTTTTGTACGTACAAAATTAAAAAGCGTCACTACAGGTAAGGTTATAGACAACACCTTTTCTGCAGGCCATAAAATAGAAGATGTTCGTGTAGAAACACATAAATTTCAGTATTTATATCCTGAAGGAGATTTATACCACTTCATGAATACGGAAGATTATAATCAAATTACACTTCAAAAATCAGTATTAGATGCTCCAGATTTAATGAAAGAAGGAGAAGTAGTTACTGTTTTAATAAATACTGAAGATGGAATGCCATTATCAGTAGAAATGCCTTCTCATGTTATTTTAGAGGTAACTCATACTGAACCAGGAGTAAAAGGAAATACTGCAACAAATGCAACTAAACCAGCAACCGTTGAAACGGGAGCAAGAATTAATGTTCCTTTATTTATTAATGAAGGAGACAAAATAAAAATAGATACAGAAAAAGGAGCTTATACAGAACGTATTAAAGAATAAATATAATATTCCCGCTTTGGCGGGAATTTCTTTTTAAAGATGAAATTTAAACATCCTCAAACTTTAGAGCAAATTGCTACCTTATTAAATGTAGAATTTGTTGGAGATGGTAGTTTTCCTATAACAGGAATTAATGAAATTCATGTAGTAGAAAAGGGAGATATAGTCTTTGTAGATCACCCAAAATACTACGATAAAGCATTAAACTCAGCTGCTACAACTATACTGATAAATAAAAAAGTAGATTGTCCAGAAGGTAAATCATTATTAATCTCTGAAGATCCTTTTAGAGATTTTAATAAAATAACGAAACATTTCAATCCTTTTATAGCTTCAAAAAGTAGTATTGCTGAATCTGCTATTATAGGAGAAAATACTGTTATACAACCAAACGTTTTCATAGGAGAAAACGTAACAATAGGGAAGAATTGTTTAATACATGCAAATGTGTCAATTAACAGTAACTGTATAATAGGAAATAATGTAGTAATTCACGCTAATACTGTTTTAGGAGCAGATGCATTCTATTATAAAAACAGACCAGAAGGTTTTGATAAATTAATCTCTGGAGGTAGAGTAGTGCTTGAAGATGATGTAGATTTAGGAGCTTCTTGTACAATTGATAGAGGTGTAACTGGAGATACTTTAGTAGGTGCTGGATCAAAAATAGATAACCAGGTTCATATAGGTCACGATACTGTAATAGGTAAAAAGTGTTTGATAGCTGCTCAGACTGGTATTGCAGGGTGTACCGTTATTGAAGATGAAGTTACAATTTGGGGACAAGTAGGTATAATTAGTGGGTTAACTATAGAAAAGGGTACCGTTTTAATGGCGCAAACAGGAGTAACAAAATCCCTGAAAAAAGGAGTTTATTTTGGTACACCACAGCGTGAGTACCGTCAAACACTAAGGGAAGTCATCTATTTAAAAAATGCAACAAATAAAGAAAAAAAGTAACCTAAAATTAATTGTGAAAACACAATTAAAAAGTTATTTTTGTCTGTCTTAAAAAAATAATAAAAAGCAAACCAATGAGTGTTTTAGTAAATAAAGATTCAAAAATTATAGTTCAAGGTTTTACAGGTAGCGAAGGTACTTTCCACGCTGGGCAAATGATCGATTACGGAACTAACGTAGTTGGAGGTGTAACACCAGGTAAAGGAGGTCAAGAGCATTTAGGTAAACCAGTTTTTAATACAGTTGATGAAGCTGTACAAAAAGCAGGAGCTGATACTTCAATTATTTTTGTGCCACCAGCATTTGCTGCTGACGCTATAATGGAAGCTGCTGAAGCAGGAATCAAAGTAATTATTTGTATTACTGAAGGAATTCCTACAGCTGACATGGTAAAAGTAAAAGCTTACATTGACCAATTAGATTGTACTTTAGTAGGACCTAACTGTCCAGGTGTAATTACTCCTGAAGAGGCAAAAGTAGGGATTATGCCAGGATTTATCTTTAAAAAAGGTAAAGTAGGTATTGTTTCTAAATCAGGAACTTTAACATATGAAGCTGCTGATCAAGTTGTAAAACAAGGTTACGGAATTACTACAGCTATTGGTATTGGTGGAGATCCAATTATTGGAACTACTACTAAAGAAGCTGTTGAATTATTAATGAATGATGATGAAACTGAAGCAATCGTTATGATTGGTGAAATCGGAGGTAACTTAGAAGCTGAAGCTGCTCGTTGGATTAAAGCTGATGGAAATCGTAAACCAGTTGTTGGCTTTATTGCAGGACAAACAGCCCCAGCAGGTAGAACAATGGGACACGCAGGAGCTATTGTTGGTGGTGCTGATGATACAGCACAAGCAAAAATGAAAATTTTAGCTGAAAATGGAGTACACGTTGTAGAATCTCCTGCTAAAATTGGAGAAATGGTAGCTAAGGTTTTAGCTTAATTTAAAAGAAAGAATTTTAACATAACTGTTAAAATTTTACCATAAATTATTTTAAAATCCGTTGAATTCGTAAATTCAACGGATTTTTTAATTTAATCAAAACTAAATATTAATGAAAACAATTAAGTTGCTATTTATTAGCATGTTGCTTATTACTGCTATTGGGTGTAAGCAAACAACTACTTCAGAAAAAGAGGTAAAGACAGAGCAAAAACAGGATGTCAACGGTTTTAACTACGAAACCGTTACTAACGACCCTACAGGTTTACGCTTATATACTTTAGACAATGGTCTTAAAGTATATTTAAGTAAAAATACTGATGAACCTAAAATTCAAACCTACATTGCTGTAAGAGCGGGTTCAAATTACGATCCAAAAGAATCTACAGGTTTAGCGCACTATTTAGAGCATATGGTGTTTAAAGGAACTCATAAAATTGGTACAGTAGATTGGGAGAAGGAAAAAGAATATTTAGATAAGATTTCTAGTTTATATGAACAACATAGAACAGAAGAAGATGTAGAAAAAAAGAAAGCAATTTACCAAGAAATTGATAAGGTTTCTTTAGAAGCATCAAACTATTCTGTGGCAAATGAATATGATAAAATGACTGCATCTTTAGGAGCAACAGGAACTAACGCACATACTTGGTTTGAAGAGACTGTTTATAAAAACAAGATACCTGCAAACGAATTAAATAAGTGGTTAGACTTAGAAGCAGAACGTTTTAGTACTTTAGTATTGCGATTATTCCATACAGAATTAGAAGCTGTATTTGAAGAGTTTAACAGAGGTCAAGATAACGATTTTAGAAAGCGTTATGCAGCAATGTTAGACGGTTTATTTCCTAATCATCCTTACGGTCAGCAAACTACAATTGGTACAGGTCAACACTTGAAAAATCCTTCAATGATTGATATTCATAATTATTTCGATAAGTATTATGTGCCAAATAATATGGCTGTGGTATTAGTAGGGGATTTAGATTTTGATGCTACTATTAAAAAAGTAAGTGAAACTTTTGGTAAAATGGAGAAGAAAGAATTAGTTCACCCAACATTACCAAAAGAAGAGCCAATTACTCAACCAATTATTAAAGAAGTTTTTGGTCCTACTGCAGAATCAATATCTATTGCTTATAGATCAAAAGGAGTAAACACTGAAGAAGAAAAGTTTGTTACACTTTGTGATATGATTATGGCTAATGGTAATGCAGGTTTATTAGATTTAAATTTAAATCAAAAGCAAGTAGTACAAAGAGCAAGTTGTTCTCCAACATTTTTAAATGATTATGGTTACCATTCTTTTACAGGAAACCCTAAATCAGGACAAACTTTAGATGAAGTTAAAGACTTAATATTAGAGCAAATTGAAAAATTAAAGAAAGGAGAGTTTGAAGATTGGATGATTGACGCTGTTGTAAATGATTTAAAATTAAGTCAAACTCGTCAGTATGAGAATAATACAGCTTTAGCTAGCGCTTATTTTAATGCATTTATTCATCATGAAAATTGGTCTGATAAGGTGAAATTTTTAGATGATTTAAAAAAGGTTTCTAAGCAAGAATTAGTAGATTTTGCTAACAAATTTTATCAGAACAATTATGTTGTAACTTATAAACGTAAAGGGGAAGATAAAAATGTTGTAAAAGTTCAAAATCCAGGAATTACTCCAGTAAACTTGAATAGGGATAAAAGTTCAGAGTTTTTAAAGGAGTTCAATAAAATTGAATCAGCTCCTTTACAACCAAAGTTCATCGATTATAAAACAGCTATAAAAGAAACTAAAATGGCAAATGATATTAAAGTTTCTTATGTTTTAAACGAAAAGAATGACTTATTTGACTTGAACATCATTTTTGATATGGGTAGAGATAATGATAAAAAATTAAGTCTTGCTGCTGGATACTTAGAGTATATAGGAACAGATAAATATTCTGCTGAAGAAATTAAAAAAGAGTTTTACAAGTTAGGAGTAGATTATTATGTAAGCGCCCAAGATGATAAAACTTACGTAGGCTTACGTGGATTGAAAGAAAATTTACCAAAAGGTTTAGAATTGTTAGAGCATTTATGGGAAAACGCTAAAGCTGATCAAGAAGCGTATGATAAGTATGTTGAGAAAATCTACAAAGGTCGTCAAGATGGTAAAACTCAAAAAGGAAATATCCTTTGGAATGGTTTATATAGCTACGGAAAATATGGAGAAAATTCTCGTTTAAGAGACATCATGCAAATTGATGAGTTAAAAGCTATCAACCCTGAAGAACTTGTAAACATTGTAAAAGGAATGAAAAATTACAAGCAACGTATTTTCTATTATGGTAAAGATGTAGATGCTGCTGTAGCTGCGTTAAACAATCATCATAAAATTTTAGGAGAACTTAAAGATTATCCTGCAGCTAAAGAATATGCTGAAACAGAAACAGGAGGAAATGTTTTTTATACTGATTATGACATGGTACAAACTGAAATGCTATTTTTAGCTAAAGGAGAACCATTCAAACCAGAAAACTTAGCAGCATCAACATTATTCAATACGTATTTTGGTAGTGGATTATCATCAATCGTTTTCCAAGAAATACGTGAATCTAAATCGTTAGCATATTCAGCATTTGCATCGTATAGTAATGCTAGTAAAAAAGAAGATCCTAACTATGTAATGGCGTATGTTGGTACTCAGGCAAATAAGTTAGAGCAAGCGGTAGATGCTATGATGGATTTAATGAATAACATGCCAGAAGCAGAAAAGCAATTCAATGCAGCTAAAGAAGCTACACTTAAGAAGTTAGCAGCTCAAAGAATTACAAAATCAAACATTTTTTGGTCTTACGAAAGATTAAAAAAGTTAGGTATTGATAATGACAATAGAGAAGAAATGTACAACACCATTAAAAATATGGAAATGCAAGATTTAAAAGCATTTTTTGATAAAAATGTAAAAGGAGAATCTTACAACGTAATGGTGATTGGTAATAAAAAAGATTTAGATGTTAAGTCGTTACAAAAATTAGGTAAAATAAAAGAACTAGATGTAGATTATTTATTTAATTATGTAAACGAAAAGAAGATAAAATCTTAATTTATTAAAGTTTATATCAATATAAAATCCTGCTAAAAAATAATCTTTAGCAGGATTTTATTTTTATATTTGACCCTATTAAAACAACTAATAAATGAAACTTTTAGAAAATAAAACAGCAATTATTACAGGAGCTACTAGAGGAATTGGTAGAGGAATTGCATTAGAGTTTGCAAACCAAGGGTGTAATGTTGCATTTACTTATAATTCTTCTGTAGAAGCAGCAACTGCTTTAGAAAATGAATTAAAAGAATTAGGGGTAAACGCTAAAGGATATCAATCTAATGCGGCAGAGTTTGATGCAGCTCAAGAGTTGGCAAAAAATGTTTTAGCAGAATTTGGAACGATTGATGTATTAGTAAACAACGCAGGTATTACAAAAGATAATTTGTTAATGCGTATTTCTGAAGATGATTTTGATAAAGTAATTGAAGTAAATTTAAAATCAGTTTTCAATTTAACAAAAGCAGTAATTCGCCCAATGATGAAACAACGTGCGGGTTCAATTATTAATATGAGTTCTGTAGTTGGATTAAAAGGAAATGCAGGTCAAGCAAATTATGCAGCTTCAAAAGCAGGAATTTTAGGATTCTCAAAATCTGTAGCATTAGAGTTAGGATCTCGTAATATTCGTAGTAACGTTGTTGCTCCTGGTTTTATTGAAACTGAGATGACTGCAAAATTAGACGAAAAAGTTGTTGAAGGTTGGAGAAACGAAATTCCTTTAAAAAGAGGTGGTACTCCAGAAGATATTGCAAACGCTTGTGTATTCTTAGCATCTGATATGAGTTCATATATTACTGGTCAAACATTATCAGTTGACGGAGGAATGTTAACATAAAATTTGACTAAAATATAAAAAGTAAAAAGCCTGTATTATTTTTATAATACAGGCTTTTTCTATTTCAAGGGGTTGATTTGCTTGTAAGGGGGCAAGCACGAGGGGTTTGCCTTGGGGGACAATTTCTAAACTCAACTTAAAGGGGATATAAGTTTTAGGGAGAGTTTAGTTTTTAATGACTCATAAAATTCAAACGATTTGTTGGGGGATACAAATACTGAGGGGTTATTTGAATTTTACAACTCATTAAATTCTTAGGGGATTGTTAGGGAATCATTTATACTATTTTTTTTTGTAATCTTCAAAGGTTCCATCATCGTATAGAACTAAAATATTTTTAATTTCTCTAAAAGCGGCTGACTCTTTTGGTTTCATAGTACTCTCTGATAATTGCGTATTTGATTTTTTTTCGGGTTCTTGGTCAAATACTACATTTTCAGTAAACAGAGAAGGAGCTTCATTTTTCTCTATATTTATCTCTTTCTCTTGATTTTTTGTATTTGGAGGAAAACTACCTTTGCCATATACTAACCAATTCAAGTCTACTTCATCAAAAGCCGTTTCAACTTTTATAATAAAATCTAAGCTCGGTTTATTTCTTCCTGATAATAGGTGAGAAATGCTAGATCTTGGAACATCAATTTTATCTGCAAAGCTTGACGCCGATAAATTGTAATAGTCTAATATCTGTTTTAATCTTTCAATCATTTGTTTATCGATGTAAACATTAGGGATTGTTTACGATTGTAAATATATTATATTTCATAATTGTAAACAAGAAAAATTTTATATTTTTTCAAAGTAACTCAAAACAAGACGATTAAACACTTTAATAAATAGCGGTTAAATTACTGTAAAACAAGCTTTTAGGTATTTTGTATAGAGGAAATTTATTCTTTTACTAAATACCTTTATTTACATTTGTTATTAAGTTAATTACTTGTTTTATTGAGTTTAAAAATGTAAAAACCTCTCTTTTTTAATAAATATGATGTGCTTAAATAACCATTTATCCTTAATTTAACTGACTTAAACATCAAATAAGCAACTTTAAGGTAAATAATAATGATTCTGAGGTAGTTTAGTTTAAATAAATATAAATCAGACTGTAAACTTTATAATGCTTCTATAATTACTTTAAATTACTTATGGGATTAATCATATCCTTTCAAAGTACATATATAATATATTATATATGTAGAATAGAAGTTAAATAAGAAGAATATTACAAATGTTACCATAATTCAATAGTTAACAAATGTAAATCACGTGTTTTCCTGTTTACTTTTGTAAAAAAAAGAAAGCACTCTGTTTACAGAGTGCTTTTTGTAGTTGAGAATGTAGTATTCTACTTATTTTTTATTCTCTATCCATTTTCTTGCATTAACAAAAGCTTCTAACCAAGGTGAAACTTCATCTTGTCTGTCTTGTGGGTAGTTAGCCCAGTTCCATTGGAAAGTAGAACGTTCAATATGTGGCATAGTTACTAAATGACGACCAGTCTTATCACATAGCATTGCTGTGTTATAATCTGAACCGTTTGGATTGTTAGGATATCCTTCATATCCATACTTAGCAACAATATTATAATTATCTTCAGTTTCAGGTAAATTGAATTTTCCTTCTCCGTGAGAAATCCAAACTCCTAATTCAGTTCCAGCTAAACTAGACAACATTACTGAATTATTCTTTTGAACTTTTACAGATGTAAATGAACTTTCGTGCTTTTTAGAATCGTTGTGTAACATCTTACCATGTTCGTTATGTTCTGGATTGATTAATTCTAATTCCATAAATAACTGGCATCCGTTACAAATACCAACAGAAAGTGTATCTTCTCTTTTAAAGAAGTTTTTCAAAGCAGTGTTTGCTTTTTCATTATATAAAAATGCTCCAGCCCATCCTTTTGCTGAACCTAAAACGTCTGAATTAGAAAAACCTCCAACAGCTCCAATAAATTGAATATCTTCTAAAGTTTCACGACCAGAAATTAAATCTGTCATGTGAACATCCTTCACATCAAAACCAGCTAAATACATAGCATTTGCCATTTCACGTTCCGAGTTTGAACCCTTTTCACGAATGATAGCAGCTTTAGGTCTGTTAGTTAGAGTACCCACAGTATCAGCAAGCTTTCCAGTAAAGTGAGTTGGGAATGTATATTTTAATGGTTGGTTTTTATAATTATCAAAACGATCTTTAGCTAAATCATTAGCTGTTTGTTTTTGATCTAACAAATAAGAAGTCTTATACCAAGTATCTCTTAATTCAGCAATAGATAAAGCAAAAATATCAGATCCATTTTTAATATTTAAACGATCAGACTCTGTTACCGAACCAATTTTAAAGAATTCAATGTTATTATCAGCTAAAGTTTGTTCTATAGAAGCGTCAGTTGCTTGGAAAACAATTCCTGAGTTTTCAGCAAATAACAACTTGATACTGTCAGCTTCATTTAAAGTTGATAAATCTAAGTTAGCACCTACATTTACATCTGCAAAACACAATTCTAATAAGGTAGTAATCAATCCCCCAGATGCAACATCGTGACCTGCAACAATTTTTCCTTCCTTAATTAAATTCTGTAAAACATTAAATGTTGATTTAAAGAACTCATTATTAGTAATCGTAGGAGCAGAGTTTCCTAATTTGTTTAGTATCTGCGCAAATGAACTTCCTCCTAATTTGAAATCATCTTGCGATAAGTTGATGTAATAGATATCTCCTTTATTTGGTTGTAAAAGAGGTTCTACTACTTTATTAATATCGTTACAGTTAGCCGCAGCAGAAATAACCACAGTACCTGGAGAAATTACTTCTTCATTCGGATATTTTTGTTTCATCGATAAAGAATCTTTTCCTGTTGGAACGTTGATTCCTAAATCGATAGAAAAATCAGAAACAGCTTTTACTGCTTTGTATAAACGAGCATCTTCACCTTCATTTTTACAAGGCCACATCCAGTTTGCTGATAATGAAACCGATTGTAAACCATCTTTTAAAGGAGCCCATACAATATTAGTTAACGCTTCAGCAATTGAGTTTTTACTTCCTGCTTCTGGATCAATCAATCCAGAAATAGGAGAGTGCCCAATCGTAGTAGCAATTCCTTCTTTACCTTTATAATCTAATGCCATTACCCCAACATTGTTTAGTGGAATTTGCAAAGAACCAACACATTGTTGCTTCGCTACTTTTCCTCCAACACAACGGTCAACCTTATTCGTCAACCAATCTTTACAGGCAACAGCTTCTAATTGTAAAACTTGCTCTAAGTATTGAGTAAAGTTTTCTTTAGAATAGTCAACATCAGCATAATTGCGATCAACTGTATTATCAGTCATAATCGTTTTAGGAGAACTACCAAACATATCTTCTAAAGCTAAATCCATTGGCTTGTTTCCGTTGGTTTTAGATTCAAAAGTAAAACGATGATCACCAGTAACATCACCAACAGTATACATTGGTGAACGTTCACGTTCAGCTATCTTATTAAGGGTGTCGATATGTTTTTCAGCAATTACTAACCCCATACGTTCTTGAGATTCGTTACCGATAATCTCTTTATCAGATAGGGTAGGGTCTCCTACAGGTAATTTATCTAAGTCGATTTTTCCACCAGTATCTTCTACTAATTCTGATAAACAGTTCAAATGTCCACCAGCTCCGTGATCGTGAATTGAAACAATAAAGT
The nucleotide sequence above comes from Tenacibaculum singaporense. Encoded proteins:
- the lpxD gene encoding UDP-3-O-(3-hydroxymyristoyl)glucosamine N-acyltransferase, encoding MKFTAKQIADILEGEIEGNPEAEVSTLSKIEEGKEGSLTFLSNPKYNSYIYTTKASVAIVNKSFVPEKEIETTLIKVEDAYKSFSKLLEFYNEVKNNKRGRENPHFIAESATIGDNEYIGAYAYVGENVVLGNNVKIYPNSYIGDNVTIGDNTVVFAGVKIYSETIVGNNCKIHSGTVIGADGFGFAPDENGEYKAIPQIGNVIIEDNVDVGSNSTIDRATLGSTIIRKGVKLDNQIQIAHNVEIGKNTVIASQTGIAGSTKIGENCMIGGQVGIVGHITIGNNVKIQAQSGIGKSLKDEEVVQGSPAFGYSDYSKSYVHFKNLPKLASTVHKIEKELNAQKVKDE
- a CDS encoding bifunctional UDP-3-O-[3-hydroxymyristoyl] N-acetylglucosamine deacetylase/3-hydroxyacyl-ACP dehydratase, which encodes MSKKQKTIQNEVTLSGVGLHTGNEVTMVFKPAPENHGFAFKRVDLEGEPVIEAKAEYVTNTQRGTNLEKNGVQIQTSEHVLAAAVGLDIDNLLIEINASEPPIMDGSSKFFIEALEEAGIVEQEAEIEEYVVKEVISYKDEVTGSEIILMPSDEYQVTTMVDFGTKILGTQNATLNTISDFKEEISAARTFSFLHEIEMLLENDLIKGGDLNNAIVYVDKELSDSTMEKLKKAFNKDNITVKPNGVLDNLTLHWANEAARHKLLDVIGDLALTGTRIKGKVIANKPGHSVNTTFAKKLAKIIKKEKRNNVPSYDLNQPPLMDIHKIMDILPHRPPFLLIDRIIELSDKHVVGMKNVTMNENFFVGHFPGAPVMPGVLQVEAMAQCGGVLVLNTVPDPENYLTYFMKMDNVKFKQKVLPGDTLIFKSELITPIRRGIAHMQAYAYANGKLVCEAELMAQISKVK
- the lpxA gene encoding acyl-ACP--UDP-N-acetylglucosamine O-acyltransferase; this translates as MNQPLAYVHPQAKIARNVVIEPFTTIHANVEIGSGTWIGSNVTIMEGARIGKNCRIFPGAVISAIPQDLKYNDEETTVEIGDNVTIRECVTINRGTSDRMKTVIGDNCLIMAYCHIAHDCKVGDNCIFSNNSTLAGHVTVGDNVVLAGMVAVHQFASVGNHAFVTGGSLVRKDVPPYVKAAREPLSYVGINSVGLRRRGFTTEKIREIQDVYRILFQKNYNNSQAIDIIEAEMEATSERDEIIQFIKDSHRGIMKGYFKAN
- the efp gene encoding elongation factor P; the protein is MATTSDIKKGLCIKYNHDIFKIIEFLHVKPGKGPAFVRTKLKSVTTGKVIDNTFSAGHKIEDVRVETHKFQYLYPEGDLYHFMNTEDYNQITLQKSVLDAPDLMKEGEVVTVLINTEDGMPLSVEMPSHVILEVTHTEPGVKGNTATNATKPATVETGARINVPLFINEGDKIKIDTEKGAYTERIKE
- a CDS encoding UDP-3-O-(3-hydroxymyristoyl)glucosamine N-acyltransferase yields the protein MKFKHPQTLEQIATLLNVEFVGDGSFPITGINEIHVVEKGDIVFVDHPKYYDKALNSAATTILINKKVDCPEGKSLLISEDPFRDFNKITKHFNPFIASKSSIAESAIIGENTVIQPNVFIGENVTIGKNCLIHANVSINSNCIIGNNVVIHANTVLGADAFYYKNRPEGFDKLISGGRVVLEDDVDLGASCTIDRGVTGDTLVGAGSKIDNQVHIGHDTVIGKKCLIAAQTGIAGCTVIEDEVTIWGQVGIISGLTIEKGTVLMAQTGVTKSLKKGVYFGTPQREYRQTLREVIYLKNATNKEKK
- the sucD gene encoding succinate--CoA ligase subunit alpha, translating into MSVLVNKDSKIIVQGFTGSEGTFHAGQMIDYGTNVVGGVTPGKGGQEHLGKPVFNTVDEAVQKAGADTSIIFVPPAFAADAIMEAAEAGIKVIICITEGIPTADMVKVKAYIDQLDCTLVGPNCPGVITPEEAKVGIMPGFIFKKGKVGIVSKSGTLTYEAADQVVKQGYGITTAIGIGGDPIIGTTTKEAVELLMNDDETEAIVMIGEIGGNLEAEAARWIKADGNRKPVVGFIAGQTAPAGRTMGHAGAIVGGADDTAQAKMKILAENGVHVVESPAKIGEMVAKVLA